From the Brassica napus cultivar Da-Ae chromosome A8, Da-Ae, whole genome shotgun sequence genome, one window contains:
- the LOC106359579 gene encoding 36.4 kDa proline-rich protein: MGLLHKQNLSFVILLLGFLVVSYACDCGDPPKPSPHPVKPPKHPVKPPKPPTVKPPPHTPRPPTVKPPHTPSPPHSFPPYTPKPPTVKPPPQPTPTPSPPPPYVKPPPVPTPETPCPPPPPPSPPPTPCPPTPPAPTPEPETCSIDALKLGACVDVLGGLIHIGLGKSYAKATCCPVLGGLVGLDAAVCLCTTIRAKLLNIDLIIPIALELLVDCGKTPPRDFKCPAPQRKSPLLG; encoded by the coding sequence ATGGGGCTTCTTCACAAACAAAACCTTTCCTTTGTGATACTTCTCCTTGGTTTCCTCGTCGTCTCTTACGCTTGTGACTGTGGTGACCCTCCAAAGCCATCTCCACACCCCGTTAAACCGCCTAAACATCCCGTTAAACCGCCTAAACCACCCACCGTTAAACCACCTCCACACACTCCGAGACCGCCAACCGTCAAGCCTCCGCACACTCCATCCCCTCCACATTCTTTTCCACCGTACACTCCAAAACCTCCCACTGTCAAGCCACCGCCACAGCCAACTCCAACCCCATCCCCTCCACCACCGTACGTCAAGCCACCACCAGTGCCAACCCCAGAGACGCCATGCCCGCCACCACCGCCACCGTCACCACCACCAACCCCATGTCCTCCTACACCTCCAGCGCCAACCCCTGAACCGGAGACTTGCTCAATCGATGCGCTTAAGCTAGGCGCGTGTGTGGACGTGCTAGGCGGTTTGATTCACATCGGACTAGGTAAAAGCTACGCAAAGGCTACTTGTTGTCCGGTTCTTGGCGGTTTAGTGGGTCTTGACGCAGCGGTTTGTCTCTGCACCACAATTAGAGCCAAGCTTCTCAACATTGACCTCATTATTCCCATTGCTCTTGAGCTTCTTGTCGACTGTGGTAAGACTCCACCTCGTGACTTCAAGTGTCCCGCTCCACAAAGAAAGAGTCCTCTCTTGGGTTGA